The Neomonachus schauinslandi chromosome 11, ASM220157v2, whole genome shotgun sequence genome contains a region encoding:
- the LOC110575800 gene encoding olfactory receptor 5F1 yields MTRRNHTSLTEFILLGLADVMELQIVLFLLFLVIYTLTVLGNVGMILLIRTDSRLHTPMYFFLANLSFVDVCYSSTITPKMLVDILSEKKTISFAGCFLQLYFFIALATTECILFGLMAYDRYVAICNPLLDPLVMSRTVCLKMAAGAFTAGFLNSMVNTSYVSSLPFCSSNVIHHFFCDSPPLFRLSRSDTHLNESIFSTFAGVNIVGALLVILTSYSYVLFSIFHMHSGEGKRKAFSTCGSHLTAITLFYATAIYTYLRPSSSYSLDQDKVASVFYTVVIPMLNPLIYSLRNKEVKKALWNVATRTRIPSFL; encoded by the coding sequence ATGACCAGAAGAAAccacacttcactgactgagttCATCCTGTTGGGATTAGCAGACGTGATGGAGCTACAGATTgtcctctttttgctttttctggtgATTTACACACTTACAGTTTTGGGGAATGTTGGGATGATCCTCCTAATCAGGACTGATTCCCGACTTCACACACCCATGTATTTCTTCCTGGCTAACCTGTCCTTTGTGGATGTTTGTTACTCTTCCACCATCACCCCAAAGATGCTGGTAGACATATTATCAGAGAAGAAAACCATCTCCTTTGCTGGCTGCTTCCTGCAACTGTACTTCTTCATCGCCTTGGCCACAACTGAATGCATCCTCTTTGGGTTAATGGCCTATGACCGTTATGTGGCCATATGCAACCCACTACTTGACCCCTTGGTCATGTCCAGGACAGTCTGCCTCAAAATGGCAGCAGGGGCCTTTACAGCAGGATTCTTGAACTCCATGGTTAACACAAGTTACGTGAGCAGCTTGCCATTCTGCAGTTCTAATGTCATTCATCATTTCTTCTGTGACAGCCCTCCACTTTTTAGGCTCTCACGTTCTGACACACACCTGAATGAAAGCATCTTTTCCACATTTGCTGGTGTGAATATTGTTGGGGCTTTGCTGGTCATCCTGACCTCCTACTCCTATGttctcttctccatcttccaTATGCATTCAGGGGAGGGGAAGCGCAAAGCCTTCTCAACCTGTGGTTCTCACCTGACAGCTATAACTCTGTTCTATGCCACCGCCATCTATACCTATCTGAGACCTAGTTCCAGCTATTCCCTCGATCAGGACAAAGTGGCTTCTGTGTTCTACACAGTGGTGATCCCCATGTTGAATCCTCTGATCTACAGCCTCAGgaacaaggaagtaaagaaagCTTTATGGAATGTAGCTACCAGAACAAGGatcccttcctttctctga